One window of Trichoderma breve strain T069 chromosome 3, whole genome shotgun sequence genomic DNA carries:
- a CDS encoding whi5 like domain-containing protein: protein MEAVSSPMKRRAVLGSLDANAALSTTPIASKMIMMGSSMLLTPSALLVSSPLIGSESSKGKKRTAGEDEEGVVDESPVPKKTCVDGATRSRSPSLETSSLFDSSAGDASWTTATEPDATAATTLLAATRPRALTREQAREKAEILRLRLGLAGYKLRTGQTSVPLSELQRKPLPPSTATRRRANTFAHATRTNTHTRVRSVDSIPHVPVLSQESSVLSIRSDAVTVPASQESVVVETRGNTPDRVEGQEAGNERDKTVLLGISDVDSPSRVFMSSPAPAPVSSLRSTCTEDVDKL from the exons ATGGAAGCTGTCTCGTCGCCCATGAAACGACGCGCCGTGCTCGGCTCTCTGGACGCGAACGCGGCCTTGTCAACAACACCAATCGCAAGCAAAATGATCATGATGGGGTCGTCAATGCTGCTGACGCCGTCGGCTCTGCTAGTGAGCAGCCCATTGATTGGGAGCGAGTCGtcaaagggaaagaagcgGACTGCgggggaagacgaggagggaGTGGTGGATGAGAGCCCGGtgccgaagaagacgtgTGTTGATGGG GCTACGCGATCGAGGTCGCCCAGTCTTGAGACAAGTTCCCTGTTTGATAGCTCGGCCGGAGATGCTTCCTGGACGACGGCAACAGAGCCAGATGCAACGGCGGCCACAACCTTGCTAGCTGCCACAAGGCCTCGGGCTTTGACCAGGGAACAAGCCAGAGAG AAGGCAGAAATCCTCCGTCTACGCCTCGGACTCGCGGGTTACAAGCTACGCACCGGCCAAACCTCCGTCCCCCTCTCCGAACTCCAGCGCAAGCCTCTCCCGCCATCGACCGCGACGCGCAGACGAGCGAATACATTTGCCCATGCGACACGGACGAATACACACACTAGGGTTCGAAGCGTGGACTCGATCCCTCATGTGCCCGTGTTATCGCAGGAATCATCAGTGCTATCGATTAGATCAGATGCAGTGACCGTGCCTGCTTCTCAGGAGAGCGTCGTGGTGGAAACAAGAGGCAACACGCCTGATCGTGTCGAAGGGCAGGAGGCGGGGAATGAACGAGACAAGACTGTTCTGCTCGGCATTAGTGATGTAGATTCTCCTTCTAGAGTCTTTATGTCAAGTCCAGCACCGGCGCCGGTATCGTCACTAAGGAGTACTTGTACAGAGGACGTGGATAAACTATGA